Proteins encoded in a region of the uncultured Paludibaculum sp. genome:
- a CDS encoding ATP-binding protein translates to MIKSIRARLTLWYVAVFSVILAVSGFVVFSRLAESRYQQLDSRLELADRVLAASLKHEIEEHEGKAPGEASFRSVLVTIHQLTFPAQAVTIVQDGRKVGLKPNLGGRTISDDALHARRGGSWSEHGWRYSALQVDLRQHGTYLFVAGESELDTEHDVAALRRTFLLGVPIAVFLSALGGYWLARKSLAPVVVISQTVESITSRNLERRVPILNPGDELGLLSQTFNRLLERLGHAFEQQRRFMADASHELRTPVSVAHTATEVTLEQPHRTEGEYREALQIIDGQLKRLRRVVEDMFLLARADSGAVPLRWSKFYLDELLVDTAKAARVLGAQRDVDVDVEPMCEALCCADESLVRQMAMILLDNAVKYSQPEGRVTVRLRCGPSDYEIFVEDTGPGIPEEHRPFIFDRFYRVDTARSRASGTSSGAGLGLAIARWVAEAHHGTLRLESTGPSGSVFCATLPAGHSTRRNEIS, encoded by the coding sequence ATGATTAAGTCCATCCGGGCACGGCTGACTCTTTGGTATGTCGCCGTTTTCAGCGTCATCCTGGCGGTTTCCGGTTTTGTCGTGTTCTCGCGGTTGGCCGAGAGCCGCTACCAGCAGCTCGATTCACGCCTGGAGCTGGCAGACCGCGTACTTGCGGCTTCTCTGAAACACGAGATCGAGGAACACGAGGGGAAGGCGCCCGGTGAGGCGTCGTTCCGCTCGGTGCTGGTGACGATCCACCAGCTCACGTTCCCGGCGCAAGCGGTCACTATTGTTCAGGATGGGCGGAAGGTGGGGCTGAAGCCGAACTTGGGGGGCCGCACCATCTCGGACGATGCGCTGCACGCTCGGCGGGGCGGCTCTTGGTCGGAACATGGGTGGCGCTACTCGGCCCTGCAGGTTGACTTGCGTCAGCATGGGACGTACCTGTTCGTGGCCGGAGAGTCGGAGCTCGATACGGAGCACGACGTTGCCGCTCTTCGCCGGACGTTCCTGCTGGGTGTGCCGATTGCGGTGTTCCTGTCGGCTTTGGGCGGGTACTGGCTGGCCCGGAAGAGCCTGGCTCCCGTCGTAGTGATCTCGCAGACCGTTGAGTCGATTACGTCCCGCAATCTGGAACGGCGTGTGCCTATACTCAATCCCGGGGATGAGCTGGGGTTGCTGTCCCAGACGTTCAACCGGCTTCTGGAACGGTTGGGGCATGCGTTTGAGCAGCAGCGACGGTTTATGGCCGACGCGTCGCACGAGCTTCGGACTCCGGTCTCGGTGGCTCATACGGCTACCGAGGTGACGCTGGAGCAGCCACACCGGACGGAGGGGGAGTACCGGGAAGCCCTGCAGATCATCGACGGGCAACTGAAGCGTTTGCGGCGGGTTGTAGAGGACATGTTCCTGCTGGCCCGAGCCGATTCCGGTGCGGTGCCCTTGCGATGGAGCAAGTTCTACCTTGATGAGTTGCTGGTAGATACGGCGAAGGCAGCGCGGGTTCTGGGGGCGCAGAGGGACGTCGATGTGGACGTGGAACCTATGTGTGAGGCGCTGTGCTGCGCGGATGAGTCCCTGGTCCGGCAGATGGCGATGATCTTACTTGACAATGCAGTCAAGTATTCTCAGCCAGAGGGCCGTGTTACGGTCCGGCTGCGATGCGGCCCATCGGACTACGAGATCTTTGTCGAGGATACGGGGCCGGGGATACCCGAGGAACACCGGCCGTTCATCTTCGACCGCTTCTACCGGGTGGACACCGCGCGGAGCCGGGCGTCCGGGACCTCCAGCGGGGCGGGCTTGGGCCTCGCCATTGCGCGATGGGTTGCCGAAGCCCATCATGGGACTCTCCGGCTGGAGTCCACCGGGCCGTCCGGAAGTGTATTCTGTGCAACACTTCCCGCCGGTCACTCCACACGCCGCAACGAGATCTCGTGA
- a CDS encoding UpxY family transcription antiterminator, which yields MPFPWFAIRTRSRQEHVVSRYLNATGLEEFLPQYQMRRRWSDRVKVVDVPLFDGYVFCRFDYTHMVPVLSAPGVVHVVSFDGTPAPIPEAEIDAVRRLVESKLPASPCPYLKEGAAVRIRSGPMKGVEGRLIEIENRYRLRLSVHMLQRSVEVEIDPESVEALT from the coding sequence ATGCCCTTTCCCTGGTTTGCCATAAGAACCCGGTCCAGACAAGAGCATGTCGTATCCCGATACCTGAATGCGACCGGTTTGGAAGAATTCCTGCCCCAATATCAAATGCGGCGCCGCTGGAGCGACCGCGTCAAGGTGGTGGACGTGCCGTTGTTCGACGGCTATGTCTTCTGTCGCTTTGATTACACACATATGGTTCCGGTGCTGAGTGCGCCGGGCGTTGTGCATGTGGTGAGTTTCGATGGCACCCCCGCCCCAATTCCCGAAGCAGAGATCGACGCGGTTCGACGCCTGGTGGAGAGCAAGCTCCCGGCGTCGCCGTGCCCGTATCTGAAGGAGGGGGCGGCGGTACGGATTCGGAGTGGGCCGATGAAGGGCGTGGAAGGACGGCTGATCGAGATCGAGAATCGATACCGGCTGCGACTGTCGGTACACATGCTGCAAAGGAGCGTGGAGGTTGAGATCGACCCGGAAAGCGTAGAGGCGTTGACGTAA
- a CDS encoding ribbon-helix-helix protein, CopG family yields MTLFNKRSKMVSIRLSDDEFRRLREVCEATGARSISDLAREAMHRLVDMPHNGHAPMESRLEQLDQKVSNLQARLDKLAESMEGS; encoded by the coding sequence ATGACCCTTTTCAACAAGCGAAGCAAGATGGTGAGCATCCGGCTGTCAGACGATGAGTTCCGGCGGCTGCGTGAAGTGTGTGAGGCCACGGGGGCTCGCAGCATCAGCGACCTCGCCCGTGAGGCGATGCACCGATTAGTAGACATGCCACACAACGGGCATGCGCCGATGGAGTCGCGGTTGGAGCAACTGGACCAGAAGGTTTCCAACCTACAGGCCCGGCTGGACAAGCTGGCGGAGTCGATGGAGGGTTCCTGA
- a CDS encoding polysaccharide biosynthesis/export family protein, producing the protein MKLAMVLVCAALAWGQQAEGPLVSTYVLGPGDQLIVRVLDMEEMSKDPFQIDMRGNINLPMTGRIYAKGMTVEQLEEAIAERLKAYIKQPDVSVMLQEMRSQPVSVLGSVRTPGVHQLQGEKNLLEVLSLAGGLQPDAGYSVRIAREKQWGKIPLPGAKLDDTGQYWIAEVGVKELMEARAPEKNIPIKPHDVVTAPKGQIVYVMGAVKKSGGFVLGEKERTTVLEALSMAEGFDNFAKRGGAKILRKTDKPEQRLEIALDLGKILDGKQKDVPMEQDDILFVPTSGVRKTLARAGEAAFGIGTGVAVYRR; encoded by the coding sequence ATGAAGTTGGCAATGGTGCTGGTGTGTGCCGCCCTTGCCTGGGGGCAGCAGGCCGAAGGTCCCCTGGTATCGACGTATGTCCTGGGACCAGGTGATCAACTGATTGTGCGTGTGTTGGACATGGAAGAGATGTCGAAGGACCCCTTCCAGATCGATATGCGCGGCAATATCAATCTGCCAATGACGGGCCGCATCTACGCGAAGGGAATGACGGTGGAGCAGTTGGAGGAGGCGATTGCCGAGCGGCTCAAGGCGTACATCAAGCAACCCGATGTGTCGGTGATGCTCCAGGAGATGCGCAGCCAGCCGGTGAGTGTGCTGGGCTCGGTGCGGACTCCGGGCGTGCACCAGTTGCAGGGCGAGAAGAACTTGCTGGAGGTATTGAGTCTGGCAGGCGGTCTGCAGCCCGATGCAGGCTACTCCGTGCGCATCGCGAGGGAGAAGCAGTGGGGTAAGATCCCGCTCCCAGGCGCGAAGCTCGATGACACCGGCCAGTACTGGATCGCCGAAGTGGGTGTGAAAGAGCTCATGGAGGCGCGCGCGCCGGAAAAGAACATTCCCATCAAGCCGCACGACGTGGTGACTGCGCCAAAGGGCCAGATCGTCTATGTAATGGGCGCCGTCAAGAAGAGCGGGGGATTTGTGTTGGGAGAGAAAGAGCGGACCACGGTGTTGGAGGCACTCTCGATGGCGGAGGGGTTTGACAACTTCGCCAAGCGGGGTGGGGCCAAGATCCTGCGGAAGACCGACAAACCGGAGCAGCGGCTGGAGATTGCCCTGGACTTGGGCAAGATTCTGGATGGCAAACAGAAGGACGTGCCAATGGAGCAAGACGACATCCTGTTCGTGCCGACGAGCGGTGTGCGGAAGACGCTTGCCCGGGCTGGAGAAGCCGCATTTGGGATCGGGACCGGCGTGGCCGTCTACAGGCGCTAA
- a CDS encoding polysaccharide biosynthesis tyrosine autokinase: protein MTTGRGGTHLPSRPLVIDAPAYGVGDRGYGQGGYPAEVDEPDNGGLVEYWRILRRRKGTLILISGLGLLLAILVTLPQTPVYQAKTTLEILELNQDFMNMKNVQQVADGASNLTTDIQTQIKILQSDSLLDRVVDSLKAKDVQALGQDAGRVSVWRRALHLPEPSQDDARTAALKMAQKDMKVRASGQTRILEVLIDSTDAKLATDFANRLTQEYIEQNMDARWKMSQRTGEFLSKQIDEMRVKLERSEDALQEYARRNGLLFTDDKTNVTTDRLMQLQEWLTKAQSDRVQKQSRWEMATTAPADTLPDVLDDRNLQEYGTRLTDLRRAKADLEETFTADNPKVKRVDAQIASVIRRMESQRDDILKRIKNEYDEALRREKLLEADYRRQAGVVTDQGDKAITYNILKREAETNRQLYDSMLQRVKESAVSSALRASNVRVVDPAKVPLLPYKPRLLLNAALGLVGGLFFAVAFVVMRDRANRTLTEPADIAYYLNVPELGMIPAESSMSGKRTKYFSRSGKKDGDADDEIGGEEQRLELVTFQRKPSLLAESFRATLTSILFAGQDGRQPRLLVVTSASPGEGKTTVVSNLAIALAETGQRVLLIDADTRKPRIHSIFGLGNERGLTTILRGQNGNGAAARYGRPYRSSDSREAVAEKEASRRVEKDLASSAVHVASPGDGQNGVPLANGAGANGKNLMHSELASLLSGMIVETKVDGLYVLPSGPGVAGATNLLYSQQLPELLKHLQEEFDMIFIDTPPMLQIPDARVIGRLTSGVVLVVRANKTTRDAAMAARARLRDDGTHVVGTVLNDWNPKQSPGGYYGYYDGHYGKYYKRYYGQDSEGTDV from the coding sequence TTGACGACAGGAAGGGGCGGCACGCACCTCCCCTCGCGACCGCTGGTGATAGATGCGCCCGCCTATGGAGTTGGCGACCGTGGATACGGTCAGGGAGGCTATCCAGCGGAGGTGGACGAGCCGGACAACGGCGGCCTGGTCGAGTACTGGCGGATCCTGCGGCGGCGCAAGGGGACTCTGATTCTGATTTCCGGATTGGGGTTGTTGTTGGCCATTCTGGTTACTTTGCCGCAGACGCCGGTTTACCAGGCGAAGACTACCCTGGAGATTCTGGAGCTCAACCAGGATTTCATGAACATGAAGAATGTTCAGCAGGTAGCGGATGGCGCCTCCAACCTCACGACGGACATCCAGACACAGATCAAGATCCTGCAGAGCGACAGCCTGCTCGACAGAGTAGTTGACTCCCTCAAGGCCAAGGATGTTCAAGCCCTGGGCCAGGACGCGGGCCGAGTGTCCGTCTGGCGCCGAGCGCTCCATTTGCCAGAGCCCTCGCAAGACGATGCGCGAACCGCCGCACTCAAGATGGCGCAGAAGGACATGAAGGTGCGCGCCAGCGGCCAGACACGAATTCTCGAGGTCCTGATTGACTCGACCGATGCCAAGCTGGCAACCGACTTCGCGAACCGGCTGACGCAAGAGTACATTGAGCAGAACATGGATGCTCGGTGGAAGATGTCGCAGCGGACGGGTGAGTTCCTGTCGAAACAGATCGACGAAATGCGCGTGAAACTTGAGCGGAGCGAGGACGCACTGCAAGAGTATGCACGGCGGAATGGCCTGCTGTTCACCGACGACAAGACTAACGTCACTACAGACAGACTGATGCAACTGCAGGAGTGGTTGACCAAAGCCCAGAGCGACCGGGTGCAGAAACAGAGCCGCTGGGAGATGGCGACGACCGCTCCCGCCGATACCCTGCCCGATGTGCTTGATGACAGGAACCTGCAGGAGTATGGGACGCGGCTGACGGATCTGCGGCGCGCGAAGGCGGACCTGGAAGAGACGTTTACCGCCGACAATCCCAAAGTCAAGCGCGTCGATGCGCAGATCGCAAGCGTGATACGCCGCATGGAGTCGCAGCGGGACGACATTCTGAAAAGGATCAAAAATGAATATGACGAGGCACTGCGGCGGGAGAAGTTGCTTGAGGCCGACTACCGGCGGCAGGCTGGCGTTGTGACCGATCAAGGCGACAAGGCGATCACCTACAACATTCTGAAGCGTGAGGCGGAAACTAACCGCCAGCTTTACGACTCGATGCTGCAAAGGGTGAAGGAGAGCGCCGTCTCGAGCGCACTGCGGGCTAGTAACGTGCGTGTCGTGGATCCAGCAAAGGTGCCATTGCTGCCGTACAAGCCGAGGTTGCTGCTCAACGCGGCCCTTGGCCTGGTGGGCGGTTTGTTCTTTGCTGTCGCTTTCGTTGTCATGCGAGACCGGGCCAACCGGACCCTCACTGAACCGGCGGACATCGCCTACTACCTGAACGTTCCCGAATTGGGTATGATTCCCGCCGAATCGTCGATGTCGGGCAAGCGGACGAAGTACTTCAGCCGGAGTGGGAAAAAGGATGGTGACGCCGACGATGAGATCGGAGGGGAAGAGCAACGGCTGGAATTGGTGACGTTTCAACGGAAACCGAGTCTGCTGGCGGAGAGTTTCCGGGCGACTCTGACGAGCATTCTTTTTGCAGGGCAGGATGGGCGGCAGCCCCGGTTGCTGGTTGTTACGAGCGCCTCGCCCGGTGAAGGGAAGACCACGGTGGTTTCGAATTTGGCGATCGCGTTGGCCGAGACGGGGCAGCGGGTGCTGCTGATCGACGCGGATACAAGGAAGCCCAGAATTCACTCGATTTTCGGGCTGGGGAACGAGCGGGGGCTGACCACCATCCTCCGGGGACAGAACGGTAACGGAGCCGCGGCGCGGTACGGCCGGCCTTACCGGAGTAGTGACTCGCGCGAGGCGGTTGCCGAAAAAGAGGCGTCCAGGAGGGTGGAGAAGGATCTGGCTTCCTCCGCAGTTCATGTCGCGTCCCCTGGCGACGGGCAGAACGGTGTTCCTTTGGCTAATGGGGCCGGCGCCAACGGAAAGAACCTGATGCACAGCGAACTGGCATCCCTGCTGAGCGGAATGATTGTGGAGACCAAGGTGGATGGCCTCTATGTTCTGCCCAGCGGTCCAGGTGTGGCGGGTGCGACCAATCTGCTGTATTCCCAGCAGTTGCCCGAGTTGCTGAAGCATCTGCAGGAGGAGTTCGACATGATCTTCATCGATACTCCGCCAATGCTGCAGATTCCGGATGCGCGCGTGATTGGACGGCTGACCAGCGGTGTCGTCCTGGTGGTGCGGGCGAACAAGACGACTCGGGATGCGGCTATGGCTGCGCGGGCCCGGTTGCGGGATGACGGGACCCATGTCGTCGGCACGGTGCTGAACGATTGGAATCCGAAACAGTCTCCGGGGGGTTATTACGGGTACTACGATGGGCACTATGGGAAGTATTACAAGCGATATTACGGGCAGGACTCCGAGGGGACCGATGTGTAG
- a CDS encoding terminase family protein, giving the protein MNCHFLHSGRAPEAADSLECYKSYHLSLGHGPTPGKSAQSAPAPALGAGAVAEPGGHTPIAPPPPLSVTQWAREALHFEPFPAQAEILDCRDSHVILCCSRQFGKTTLTALKAAHHALTLPGANIVVGSPSERQSCLLVRKAANFLKRAGTPTRATGDNTKGVRLPNGSCIFALPMQQFTTRGFDAVSLLIFEEAAYIPDPFYHMATAFQAVVPNRCLWLLSTPGGESGFFYEEWSDAARAHWRRFRVPASQCPPIDGEFLAQERIRKGDAVFRREYECEFVSDAAQIIGSELWLANLDETDLPFNGGKPLWRD; this is encoded by the coding sequence ATGAACTGCCATTTCCTCCATTCCGGCCGGGCCCCGGAAGCCGCCGACTCGCTGGAATGCTACAAGAGCTATCACCTCTCGCTCGGACATGGACCCACGCCCGGCAAGTCGGCCCAGTCCGCGCCCGCACCCGCGCTGGGCGCCGGCGCCGTGGCGGAGCCCGGCGGCCACACTCCGATTGCGCCCCCACCGCCTCTCTCCGTCACCCAGTGGGCTCGGGAGGCGCTCCATTTTGAGCCCTTTCCGGCTCAAGCCGAAATACTGGATTGCCGGGACTCGCATGTCATACTCTGCTGTTCCCGGCAGTTCGGCAAAACGACGCTCACCGCGCTCAAGGCAGCTCACCACGCGCTCACCCTGCCCGGAGCCAATATCGTCGTCGGCTCCCCCAGTGAACGCCAGTCTTGCCTCCTCGTTCGCAAGGCCGCCAACTTCCTCAAACGCGCCGGCACACCCACGCGGGCCACTGGCGACAACACCAAGGGGGTCCGTCTGCCCAATGGCAGCTGCATCTTCGCTCTGCCCATGCAGCAGTTCACTACACGAGGCTTCGACGCTGTTTCGCTGCTCATATTTGAGGAAGCGGCCTATATACCCGATCCCTTCTATCACATGGCCACCGCCTTCCAGGCAGTTGTGCCCAATCGATGCCTCTGGTTGCTCTCCACACCGGGTGGCGAGTCCGGCTTCTTCTACGAAGAGTGGTCCGATGCAGCCCGCGCCCATTGGCGTCGCTTTCGCGTGCCCGCCTCCCAATGTCCACCCATCGACGGTGAGTTCCTCGCTCAGGAACGCATCCGCAAGGGCGATGCCGTCTTCCGGCGCGAGTACGAATGCGAGTTCGTCTCCGATGCAGCCCAGATCATAGGCAGCGAACTCTGGCTCGCGAACCTCGACGAGACCGACCTGCCCTTCAACGGAGGCAAACCCCTGTGGCGCGACTAG
- a CDS encoding oligosaccharide flippase family protein, producing the protein MTELLLRLPFLRFDSNVRRSVGHNAIANIAIQALTIVASVIVSRHLGPAGRGELAAIQILAMQLCSLGTLGLPSACIYYAAKLENRAESVFGTTWISLGILAGPVWLIGWFLLPVLLGPTKNHLIGPARLFLLLVPIQFLGNLPYYYLQGVKAFRDWNLVRLQFPILWLIAIAWLYLQRELTPSRLAVAYLYVMTAHCATWMIVVWRRKTRPFTVDRHLIPPLAKYALPSILSVLPNELNVRLDQLLMASMLPSSDLGYYAIAVTASGAGWPLFKAIAQTMLPVLASETNVEKRQAMFRSAIKKTIVLSVVVCSLMTIGVPILLLVFFGDGFKSSIPMAVILVWAAAITNVNTVFADGFRGRHRPSVPLLAEISGLLVTIPGLIFALPRWHGIGAAAVSFASYAATALVYGALSGSLWREAKNNDGNGKA; encoded by the coding sequence ATGACCGAACTACTGCTTCGTCTCCCATTTCTAAGATTTGACAGTAACGTCAGGCGAAGTGTTGGGCATAACGCCATCGCTAACATAGCGATTCAAGCCTTGACGATTGTTGCCAGCGTAATAGTATCCAGACACCTCGGGCCCGCAGGTCGCGGCGAACTCGCCGCGATCCAGATACTCGCGATGCAGTTGTGCTCTTTGGGGACCTTGGGCCTCCCCTCGGCTTGCATCTATTACGCAGCCAAACTAGAGAATCGCGCTGAATCGGTATTTGGGACCACCTGGATAAGTCTTGGGATCCTCGCTGGACCTGTCTGGCTGATCGGATGGTTTCTGCTTCCCGTTCTTTTGGGGCCAACCAAGAACCACCTCATCGGGCCAGCGCGGCTCTTCCTGCTACTGGTACCAATTCAGTTCTTAGGGAATTTGCCATACTATTATCTTCAAGGCGTGAAGGCGTTTAGGGACTGGAATCTGGTTCGTCTACAGTTTCCTATTCTCTGGTTGATAGCAATCGCATGGCTGTATCTGCAGCGGGAACTGACTCCATCCCGCTTAGCGGTTGCGTATCTGTACGTCATGACAGCGCACTGCGCAACGTGGATGATCGTCGTTTGGCGCCGAAAGACGCGCCCGTTCACTGTAGACCGTCACTTAATCCCTCCACTCGCAAAATATGCTCTACCGTCAATACTGTCTGTTCTGCCCAACGAACTGAATGTACGACTTGATCAGCTGCTGATGGCCTCGATGCTCCCGTCGTCGGATCTCGGGTACTACGCAATCGCAGTGACGGCAAGCGGAGCGGGCTGGCCTCTCTTCAAGGCAATCGCTCAGACAATGCTGCCAGTCCTCGCTTCCGAAACAAACGTGGAAAAACGGCAGGCCATGTTCCGAAGTGCAATAAAAAAGACAATAGTACTCTCCGTTGTTGTATGTAGCCTCATGACAATTGGAGTTCCCATTTTGTTGTTAGTGTTCTTTGGAGACGGGTTTAAATCGAGCATTCCGATGGCCGTCATCTTGGTGTGGGCAGCAGCGATCACTAACGTGAATACAGTGTTTGCCGATGGATTCAGAGGAAGGCATCGTCCATCCGTACCACTCTTGGCAGAGATAAGCGGCCTATTGGTGACAATTCCAGGGCTAATATTTGCACTGCCTCGTTGGCACGGGATAGGTGCGGCCGCGGTTTCGTTTGCGAGTTACGCTGCGACAGCACTAGTTTATGGTGCGCTATCTGGCTCCTTATGGCGGGAGGCTAAGAATAATGATGGCAATGGAAAAGCATGA
- a CDS encoding class I SAM-dependent methyltransferase encodes MKTTIVRILKKSPLLIAAVRSIRQRAVARGFESGKYWESRYRNGETSGGGSYGELAAFKASVINEFIVQNKIRRIFELGCGDGNQLALLAVPDYVGFDVSRTAIERCKRRFLGDSTKNFILLEQGEADRGVGRCDLMLSLDVLYHLTEDDVYDKYMRTVFALSKRYVMIYSDDRDDSEIAEKVVHVRHRRFTAWIAAYCPEWVLKQKINNQFPEQSWCDFWIFEKRQ; translated from the coding sequence ATGAAAACAACAATAGTCAGAATCCTCAAGAAATCGCCGCTGCTTATTGCCGCAGTTCGTTCGATTCGTCAGCGAGCTGTGGCCCGCGGGTTCGAGTCCGGTAAGTATTGGGAGTCGCGATACCGCAACGGCGAAACGTCGGGGGGCGGCTCATATGGTGAGCTGGCCGCATTTAAAGCCAGTGTCATTAATGAGTTCATCGTGCAAAACAAGATTCGGCGAATTTTTGAATTGGGTTGCGGAGACGGAAATCAGCTCGCTCTTCTCGCGGTGCCTGACTATGTTGGGTTTGACGTGTCCCGGACCGCAATCGAGAGATGCAAGCGTCGGTTCTTGGGCGATTCAACAAAAAACTTCATTTTACTGGAGCAGGGTGAAGCCGACAGAGGTGTCGGAAGATGCGATCTGATGCTCTCGTTGGACGTTCTCTATCATTTGACCGAAGACGATGTCTACGATAAATACATGCGTACCGTGTTTGCGCTGTCCAAGCGATACGTTATGATATATTCCGATGATCGTGATGATTCTGAGATAGCAGAAAAAGTAGTTCATGTGCGTCACCGCCGCTTTACCGCTTGGATTGCAGCCTACTGTCCTGAGTGGGTCTTGAAGCAGAAGATAAATAACCAGTTTCCAGAACAATCGTGGTGCGACTTTTGGATATTTGAAAAACGACAATGA
- a CDS encoding glycosyltransferase family 4 protein: protein MSRSVKILSNIYPWYLPRRNRELRTNVDICAIERYDIDIKVEVVRSLRSALIGNTSWAVQYGLGYLGVAKCYEESYIARVAIGTNWIPAGYVKRVKPDLLFCHEYIPLNAERLQCPIFYETAVGERQVLKNYRPGWDEDKIDRRYSADWRFLDWCAQRSACVNVREPEGARLAATRLPDHRDKFVAIPPLLTYVEPLDYAAVVEKQQAEKVDLVFVGNQARRKGLPILVRAMKELPTKIRERVRLVVVSQFLDGPVVEVADVAEVCQGGRIEMSELFSKSEKQGPLTFKEIEVLLRKSQIFILPTSADTFGYVFIEAMAAGCAIVGPNKGPQRYILDDGNAGVMCDVTNVRELAGAIEHLVIDRQFRARIAENGYRRFLSTFHHSVVGKQYATEFRNIAEKWNGRMMASGR from the coding sequence ATGAGCCGATCAGTTAAGATCCTGTCAAACATCTATCCGTGGTATCTTCCTCGTCGAAACAGAGAGCTGAGAACAAATGTTGATATCTGCGCGATTGAGCGATACGATATCGACATTAAGGTCGAAGTAGTTCGAAGTCTCAGGTCCGCGCTAATTGGGAACACGTCATGGGCGGTGCAGTATGGCCTCGGGTACTTAGGTGTGGCAAAGTGCTACGAAGAATCCTACATAGCACGAGTTGCAATCGGGACGAACTGGATACCCGCTGGCTATGTGAAGCGAGTAAAGCCAGATCTCCTATTTTGCCACGAATATATACCGCTAAACGCGGAGCGGCTTCAGTGTCCAATTTTCTACGAGACCGCGGTTGGTGAGCGGCAGGTTTTGAAAAATTACCGACCTGGGTGGGATGAAGATAAAATCGACAGGCGATACAGCGCGGACTGGAGGTTTCTGGACTGGTGTGCACAAAGATCGGCTTGCGTGAATGTTCGGGAGCCAGAGGGCGCCCGATTGGCCGCGACGAGGTTGCCTGACCACAGAGATAAATTTGTTGCGATTCCGCCGCTGCTAACTTATGTCGAGCCGTTGGACTACGCGGCAGTAGTGGAAAAACAACAAGCTGAAAAAGTAGACCTCGTATTTGTCGGAAATCAGGCAAGACGGAAAGGCCTCCCGATCTTGGTGCGAGCCATGAAAGAATTGCCGACAAAAATAAGAGAGAGAGTGCGTTTGGTCGTGGTTAGTCAATTTCTCGATGGCCCTGTGGTCGAGGTGGCCGACGTGGCCGAAGTCTGCCAGGGTGGACGAATCGAGATGTCTGAGCTATTCTCAAAGAGCGAAAAACAAGGACCGCTAACATTTAAAGAGATAGAAGTTCTCCTTCGGAAAAGCCAAATATTTATACTGCCCACGAGTGCAGATACATTCGGATATGTGTTCATCGAGGCAATGGCCGCCGGTTGTGCTATAGTCGGACCGAATAAAGGCCCGCAACGATATATCCTGGATGATGGGAACGCCGGTGTGATGTGCGACGTCACAAATGTACGAGAATTAGCTGGCGCCATCGAGCATCTCGTCATCGACAGGCAGTTCCGGGCGAGAATCGCTGAAAATGGGTATCGGCGATTTCTCTCGACCTTTCACCATTCCGTAGTTGGGAAACAATACGCCACAGAGTTTCGAAACATTGCAGAAAAATGGAACGGTCGAATGATGGCGAGCGGCAGATGA